In the Sus scrofa isolate TJ Tabasco breed Duroc chromosome 6, Sscrofa11.1, whole genome shotgun sequence genome, one interval contains:
- the SRSF4 gene encoding serine/arginine-rich splicing factor 4 (The RefSeq protein has 1 non-frameshifting indel compared to this genomic sequence): MPRVYIGRLSYQARERDVERFFKGYGKILEVDLKNGYGFVEFDDLRDADDAVYELNGKDLCGERVIVEHARGPRRDGSYGSGRSGYGYRRSGRDKYGPPTRTEYRLIVENLSSRCSWQDLKDYMRQAGEVTYADAHKGRKNEGVIEFVSYSDMKRALEKLDGTEVNGRKIRLVEDKPGSRRRRSYSRSRSHSRSRSRSRHSRKSRSRSGSSKSSHSKSRSRSRSGSRSRSKSRSRSQSRSRSKKEKSRSRSHSRSADKRRSKSKDQAEEKVQNSDNTGKSKSRSPSRHKSKSKSRSRSQERGVEEKRGSGSRSRSKEKSRSQEKSLRRSRSRSRGGSRSRSRSRSKSKDKRKGRKRSREESRSRSRSRSKSERSRKRGSKRDSKSSSSKKKKKEDTDRSQSRSRSRSGSKERERTKSESGQREGRGENEDAGTVQKTRSRSRSNSKSKPNLPSESRSRSKSASKTRSRSKSRSRSASRSPSRSRSRSHSRS; this comes from the exons ATATGGGTTTGTGGAGTTTGATGATCTGCGAGATGCAGATGATGCTGTTTATGAACTGAATGGCAAAGACCTTTGTGGTGAGCGAGTAATTGTTGAGCATGCCCGCGGCCCACGACGAGATGGCAGTTACGGTTCTGGACGCA GTGGATATGGTTATAGAAGAAGTGGCCGAGATAAATATGGCCCTCCTACCCGCACAGAATACAGACTTATTGTGGAGAATTTGTCAAGTCGATGCAGCTGGCAAGACCTAAAG gattATATGCGTCAGGCAGGAGAAGTGACCTATGCAGACGCTCATAAGGGACGCAAAAACGAGGGGGTGATTGAATTTGTGTCCTACTCTGATATGAAAAGAGCTTTGGAAAAACTGGATGGCACTGAAGTCAATGGCAGAAAAATCAGATTAGTTGAAGACAAACCAGGTTCTCGACGACGCCGGTCCTACTCCAGGAGCCGGAGTCACTCAAG gtCTCGCTCTCGAAGCAGACATTCTCGGAAGAGCAGAAGCCGAAGTGGCAGCAGCAAAAGCAGTCATTCTAAGAGTAGATCCCGATCCAG GTCAGGTTCCCGTTCCCGGAGCAagagccgcagccgcagccagagccgcagccgcagcaagaaggagaagagccgcagccgcagccacagccgcagTGCAGACAAGCGCCGCAGCAAGAGCAAAGACCAGGCCGAGGAGAAGGTGCAGAACAGCGACAACACCGGCAAGTCCAAAAGCCGCAGCCCTAGCAGgcacaaaagcaaaagcaaaagtagAAGCCGGAGTCAGGAGAGGGGCGTGGAGGAAAAGCGGGGCAgcgggagcaggagcaggagcaagGAGAAGAGCCGGAGTCAAGAGAAGAGCCTGCGCAGGAGCCGGAGCCGCAGCCGAGGaggcagccgcagccgcagccgcagcaaaAGCAAGgacaagaggaaagggagaaagagaagcagggaggAGAGCCGCAGCCggagccgcagccgcagcaagAGCGAGAGAAGCAGAAAACGGGGCAGCAAACGAGACAGCAAGTCGAGCAgcagcaagaaaaagaagaaggaagacactGACCGCTCCCAGTCCAGATCACGGTCCCGCTCAGGCTCCAAGGAGCGGGAACGCACCAAGTCCGAGTCCGGCCAGAGGGAAGGCCGAGGGGAGAATGAGGATGCCGGCACTGTTCAGAAGACCCGGTCAAGGTCAAGGTCCAAttccaaatcaaaaccaaacctcCCGTCGGAATCACGCTCCAGATCAAAGTCCGCATCAAAAACCCGATCTCGGTCCAAGTCCAGATCCAGGTCTGCGTCCAGATCGCCCTCCCGGTCTAGATCTAGGTCCCACTCAAGGTCCTAA
- the SRSF4 gene encoding serine/arginine-rich splicing factor 4 isoform X1, with protein sequence MRGSLNHCGPWPTKNRKPCDDRNLSPLDLGGGYGYRRSGRDKYGPPTRTEYRLIVENLSSRCSWQDLKDYMRQAGEVTYADAHKGRKNEGVIEFVSYSDMKRALEKLDGTEVNGRKIRLVEDKPGSRRRRSYSRSRSHSRSRSRSRHSRKSRSRSGSSKSSHSKSRSRSRSGSRSRSKSRSRSQSRSRSKKEKSRSRSHSRSADKRRSKSKDQAEEKVQNSDNTGKSKSRSPSRHKSKSKSRSRSQERGVEEKRGSGSRSRSKEKSRSQEKSLRRSRSRSRGGSRSRSRSKSKDKRKGRKRSREESRSRSRSRSKSERSRKRGSKRDSKSSSSKKKKKEDTDRSQSRSRSRSGSKERERTKSESGQREGRGENEDAGTVQKTRSRSRSNSKSKPNLPSESRSRSKSASKTRSRSKSRSRSASRSPSRSRSRSHSRS encoded by the exons ATGCGTGGCTCTTTGAACCATTGTGGCCCTTGGCCGACCAAAAACAGGAAGCCATGTGACGACCGCAACCTTTCCCCATTAGACCTGGGTG GTGGATATGGTTATAGAAGAAGTGGCCGAGATAAATATGGCCCTCCTACCCGCACAGAATACAGACTTATTGTGGAGAATTTGTCAAGTCGATGCAGCTGGCAAGACCTAAAG gattATATGCGTCAGGCAGGAGAAGTGACCTATGCAGACGCTCATAAGGGACGCAAAAACGAGGGGGTGATTGAATTTGTGTCCTACTCTGATATGAAAAGAGCTTTGGAAAAACTGGATGGCACTGAAGTCAATGGCAGAAAAATCAGATTAGTTGAAGACAAACCAGGTTCTCGACGACGCCGGTCCTACTCCAGGAGCCGGAGTCACTCAAG gtCTCGCTCTCGAAGCAGACATTCTCGGAAGAGCAGAAGCCGAAGTGGCAGCAGCAAAAGCAGTCATTCTAAGAGTAGATCCCGATCCAG GTCAGGTTCCCGTTCCCGGAGCAagagccgcagccgcagccagagccgcagccgcagcaagaaggagaagagccgcagccgcagccacagccgcagTGCAGACAAGCGCCGCAGCAAGAGCAAAGACCAGGCCGAGGAGAAGGTGCAGAACAGCGACAACACCGGCAAGTCCAAAAGCCGCAGCCCTAGCAGgcacaaaagcaaaagcaaaagtagAAGCCGGAGTCAGGAGAGGGGCGTGGAGGAAAAGCGGGGCAgcgggagcaggagcaggagcaagGAGAAGAGCCGGAGTCAAGAGAAGAGCCTGCGCAGGAGCCGGAGCCGCAGCCGAGGaggcagccgcagccgcagccgcagcaaaAGCAAGgacaagaggaaagggagaaagagaagcagggaggAGAGCCGCAGCCggagccgcagccgcagcaagAGCGAGAGAAGCAGAAAACGGGGCAGCAAACGAGACAGCAAGTCGAGCAgcagcaagaaaaagaagaaggaagacactGACCGCTCCCAGTCCAGATCACGGTCCCGCTCAGGCTCCAAGGAGCGGGAACGCACCAAGTCCGAGTCCGGCCAGAGGGAAGGCCGAGGGGAGAATGAGGATGCCGGCACTGTTCAGAAGACCCGGTCAAGGTCAAGGTCCAAttccaaatcaaaaccaaacctcCCGTCGGAATCACGCTCCAGATCAAAGTCCGCATCAAAAACCCGATCTCGGTCCAAGTCCAGATCCAGGTCTGCGTCCAGATCGCCCTCCCGGTCTAGATCTAGGTCCCACTCAAGGTCCTAA